The stretch of DNA TTAACTGGTTGTAGAGATAATGTAATAGGAATGGAAAATAAAATTCCTATTCAAAAAGTAACAACAGGAATTGGTGGGCATTTTGAAGTTCCAAATTCATGTAAATCTATTTTACAAATGATGGTTGTTGATATTGAAGATGGAAAAGCATCTAGTGCTTTTAAAATTAAAAAATATTGTAATAATCCCAAGTTATTTATCACAGAAGCCTACATTGATTGACATTTAAACTATACGGAATTAATAAAAATTACGATAGAATAAATCAACTATATAATTACAAAATCCAAAGGTTTAATTGATGATTATAATTCCACAAACAAAAGGTGGTGTAGGTAAATCTACAGTTGCTATGCAGGTTATTGCTCCATATTTGTATAAAAAACATGGCAAAAAAATCACTTATATTGAAATAGATGATGAAAATAACGACTCAAAATCATTTACAAGAACAGAAATTGTAAATAAAAAGATGTTAGGAACAAATAGATTAAATGAACTTGATGAACTCATTTTAATGGATGATAATCATGAAGTAATCGTTGATGTTGGTGGAAATAAAACTTCATCTTTAGTTCTTGATGAGATTAAAAAAGTTGGTTCTTTTGGAAATGTTAAATGGATTATTCCTTTAGGTGATGGTGAACTTGATGGAAAAAATGCAATAGCAACCATGAAAAAAATCAGAAAAATAGAAAAAAATCCAGAAGATAATATAATTTTTGCCCTAAATAGAGCTATTTCGATGGATGAAGATTATTATAATGAACAATTTATTAATTTTTTTGGACATAAATATTTAGAATCAAACTCTGTAATTTGTGATTTCGTAAAAGATCCAAAATATTTTCCAGTTAAAAACGATAAAGTAATCACAATGAGTAGATATTTGGGTTCAACAGTTTGGGAAATGGCTTATAACAATACAGATTTTGCTGCAAAAGCTATTCAAGCAAAAGAAGTGGGCGATATTGAAAGTGCTAGAAAATATCTATTTTTTAGAAGAATTCAAACAGAAGCAAAAGATTATGTATTAAACACTTTAAATAAAATCTTTTGTGATTTAGATAGATGGATTGAAATTAAAAAATGAGTGATATGAGTTTCAAACAAGCTAAAGAGCTTGTTGAAAAAATGGAATTTTCTGAAATTGCTCTAAGACGTGCAGCCGATGATTTAGAAAAATCATCACAAAATTTTGAAATAACTTTAAAACACCAAGAAGATATTATAAATAAACTTCCTTATGCAGACAAAAAATTATCATATATGTTTATTGCAGTTGCAACTAATATAGGATTGATTATAGGTTTATTAATAGGTAAATATCTTTTATAAAAATAAGAAAATAGGATAAATATAGATGGAAAAACAAGAAAAAATTGTATCAATGTTCAATGATATTGCAGGAACTTATGATGTAGCAAATAGGGTTTTATCAATGGGAATTGATAAGTCTTGGAGAAATAAGGCTTGTAATTTAGCATTTAATCTTTATGGTAAAAAAGCTATTGAAAAAATTGTAGATGTAGCTTGTGGAACTGGAGATATGATTTTATTTTGGAAAAAAGTTGCAAATGAAAATTCAATAAATTTACAAAATATTGTAGGAGTAGATCCTAGTGTTGGAATGATGGAAGTGGGAAAAAAGAAACTTCCTGAAGTTGAGTTTATTGAAGCTGGAGCTGCATCTATGCCTCTTGAAAATGATAGTGCTGATATTATTTCTATTTCATATGGAATTAGAAACGTAGTTCAAAGACAAGAAGCTTTTGATGAGTTTGCAAGGGTTCTGAAAAAAGATGGTCTAGTTGTAATTAATGAATTTACAAAAAATAAAAAAGAAAAATTACTTGATCATTTAACTGATTTTTATATGAATAAAATATTACCAGTTTTAGGTGGATTAATTTCAAAAAATAAAGAAGCATATACATATTTACCAAACTCAATTGATGAATTTTTAACAACTGAAAATTTATGTAAAGAGTTAAAACTTTCTGGTCTTGAGCCAATTCATGTGAAAGCATTTTCTATGAATATTTCTACTTTAATAATCGCTAGAAAAATATAATTTTCTAGCATTAAAATATGAATAAAGCAATCTCAGTATCAACTTTAAATGTTCAAATAAAATCACTTTTAGAAACTACTTTTATCCAAATTTATGTGGAAGGAGAAATTTCAAATATTACCCATCATAGTTCAGGACATATCTACTTTTCAATAAAAGATGAGAGTTCAACACTTTCATGTGTTATGTTCAAAGGTAATACAAAATACTTGAAATTTCAACTTGAAAATGGTCAAAAAGTAGTAATCAATGGAAATATTACAGTTTATGCTCCAAGGGGGAATTATCAACTTTTATGCAATAAAATTGAACCCTCAGGACAAGGAGCTTTAGCATTTGCTTTTGAACAATTAAAAAATAAACTTGAAGCAAAAGGTTATTTTGATGGAAATTATAAGCAACCACTTCCAAAATATCCAAAAAAAATAGCAATAGTTACTTCACCAACTGGTGCAGCAATTGAAGATATGAAAAAAGTAGCAACTCATAGATGGCCATTGGTAGAATTTATTTTAGTTCCAACTTTGGTTCAAGGCGAAGGTTCTGCTTTTGATATAGCAAACTCTATAAAATATGCTGATAAATTACACTGTGATATTATGATTGTAGGTCGAGGTGGTGGAAGTATTGAAGATTTATGGGCATTTAATGAGGAAATTGTAGCAAATGCTATTTATGAAGCAAAAACTCCAATTATTTCAGCTGTTGGACATGAAGTTGATTATCTGATTTCTGATTTTGTGGCTGATATTCGAGCTGCAACTCCTTCAAATGCAATTGAAATTGCATTACCTGATATAAATGAACATAGAATTTATTTAGATTCTCTTGAAAATGAATACAATAATAGATTGAAAAATATATTATTTAACAAACAACAAGAGTTATCAAATATGAAAAGATTGTTTGAACAAAACTCTATTGAAACAAAATTTAACTATATTCAAACAGAGATAAATCTTTTAAAATCTTCATTTAAAACTGATTTATCACAGAAAATATTAAGTTCTTCAAATGAACTAAATTTATTAAAGAATAGTTTTAAAAATAGTTTTTCAGCAGTTTTATTGAAAACTCAAAATCAAATAGATTTATTAAAATCAAATTTTGAATTAAATCATCCCGATAAAAAAGATAAAAATGGTTTTGTACAAATTTCTAAGGATAATAAAATAATTTCTTTAGAAGATTTAAAAATAGGGGATAAAATTCAACTACAAACACCTAAATATATTGCGAACTGTATTTTAAATGAAATTAGAAAACAATAAAATTTAAGTTTACAGTAGGTAGAATAATAAAAAACAAGTAAAAACTCGAGAAGTAATTAAAAGGAATGTACTATGGAAGATAATGAAAGAAAAGTTATAGATTATGCAAATACTAGTGAGTTTATGACATTTGAGCTGGGTGCAATGAAGTATGCTATTGAATTACCAAAAATTAGAGAGATTCTAACTTATCCAGATAATATTACTCCTTTACCAAATACTTCAAAATGGGTAAAAGGTTTGATTAGTTTAAGAGGGGAAGTTGTTCCAATTTTAGATGTTAGACTTAAATTTAACACAGGTCCTGGAACTTATGATGAAAATACATCAGTAATCGCTGTTATCACTGAAGATAAAAGAATTATAGGAATTGTTGTAGATTTAGTTGATGATGTACAAAGACTTGATACAAGTATGTTAGCAGCTGTTTCTGAAATGGGTTCTGCAATACCTTCAAAATATTTAAAAGGTTATATAAGACTTGCAAATAACCAAATGCTTGTTGTTATGGATATTGAAAGAGTTGTTGCAAAAGACGAATTAAGAGATTAAAAATAAATAATAAGTGATTTTATGAGTATAGATAAAAGTTTGTTAAAGAAATTTACCCTTTTGTATGTTGAAGATGATGATGTAATTAGAGTTGAACTATCACAGTTATTAGCAAATTTCTTTTCTATGGTTCATGTGGCGAAAAATGGTAAAGAAGGATTACGAACTTTTTTAGAAAATCAAGATGAAATAGATTTGATTTTGACTGATCTTAATATGCCAGAATTAAGTGGTATTGAGATGATAAAAAAGATTCGTACTCTTGATAATAAAATACCAATTATTTTTGCAACGGCACATTCTGATAGTGAATTTTTAGCAGAAGCTATAAAACTAAGAGTTCAAGAATATATAGTAAAACCAATTGATGTTAGATATTTATTATCTTTATGTAATGACATAGTTAGTAATTTATACCAAGAATCTTTATTAAAACAACAACGAGAAGAGTTAGAAAAATATAAAGAAATAATTAACTCAAATAATATAGTTATAAAAACAGATACCCATTTAAATATTACTTATGTCAACGAATTATTTTGTCAAATTTCAGGATTTGAAAGTGATGATTTAATAGGTAAAGAGCTAAAGTATTTAAAGTACCAAGATATGGCAAGTGATATTTATACAAATTTATATGCAAATATTTTAAATAACAAACCTTGGCAAGGGAAACTTAAAAATATAAAAAAAGATGGAACAGCTTTTACTACAGATGCTTTTGTTATTCCAAATCTTGATGAAACAGGCGAAATGACTGGTGCAATTTCAATTCAAAGAGATATTACTGAAGAATTAAATAAAAAAAGAGAAATTGTATTAGCGTTAATGAAAGAAAAAAGTGATATTTTTATACGAAGCAAAGAGGGAAATTTAGAACAAAATCAGATAATTAATGACCTTAAACATAAGTTAGAAAAAACTCAATTTGAACTAGAACAATCTTTAAAAAATATAGATAAGTATATATATAGTAATGAAAAATTCAGATTAGAAAATAAAAATTTTAAAACAGAATTAGGTTTATATAAAAAAAATACAAATTCAAATGTAGCATTTAAGTTTTCAAAAGAAAATAGTGATTTAAGATTAGAAAATAAAAAAATAAAAGATAAATTGGCTCAACTTGAATTGGATAGCGAAAAACTAATTTCTCAACAAAGAGTAAATTATGAGACTAGAATTGGTGAATTAGAAGATAAAATAAATGACTTAACTGAAAAAATAGATTCTATTCAAACCGATGAAATTTTATTACAAAAATTAGAATATTGGAAAGAAAAAGCAAAACAAGAAACAGTTAAAATTGAAAATCTTGAAAAACAAATAATTGCACATGGAGATAAAAATTTTATGAGTAAAATATTTGGTTAACTAAAGTAAATAAATCAAGAAAATCTTGATTTATTCTTCTATTTTTATAGATATAATTTTTACATCTTCTAAAGGTTTATTTCCTTCATATTTTCCATTTGTGTCTACATTTTCAATTTTTTTAACAACATCAAAACCTTCTTTAACGTAACCAAAAATAGTATGTCTTCCATTTAACCAGTAAGTAGCAACCGTTGTAATAAAAAATTGACTAGCATTTGTATTTGGACCTGAATTTGCCATAGCTAAAATTCCTGCTTTATCAAATACTGCATTTGGAGCAAACTCATCTTTAAATTTTCCACCCCAAATAGACTCACCACCCGCACCAGTTCCTGTTGGATCTCCACCTTGAATCATAAAATCTTTGATAACTCTGTGAAAAATAAGTCCATTATAATAACCATTTTTTGAATGCGTTACAAAGTTTTCTACAGCCTTTGGAGCTAAATCAGCTCTTAACTCAATTTTGATATTTCCTTTTGAAGTTTCTAGTGTAGCAATTGGATTTGCTGCTTCTAAAAGTAAAACAAATGAAAAAAGAGTAAACAATATTTTTTTCATAAATAACCCTCTATGTAGTAAATTTGGGAAATAGTATATTATTTTAGATTTAAAAAAAGATAAAGAAGAGTTTTTTAGTAGAATTTAAAAAAAAAGTGTTAAAATTCAAAAAAGTGTTATAGCCTGCTCTAAAAAAGGAAAATTTATGGAAATGCCAAGTATCCCACAGCCAACATTTTATATATTTAAATGTGAACAATCATCACCTCCTGGAATGCCAAAACCATCATGTGTAAATGAAAATACAAGAGATTTATTTAATCACACAGCTCAAAGTTTAATGAAAACAGGTGTAATGGGACCTGTTCAAATTATAAGAACTTCATGTTTAGGAAGATGTCAAATGGGACCACTAATGTTAGTAGAACCAGGACACTTTATGTATTCTTCTTTGTCTAAGGAAAAAATAGATAAAATAATAGATGAACATATATTAGGTGGAAACCCAGTTGAAGAGTATTTAATACCTTCTCAGTTTTGGGGCGAAGCTATTAATTTAGTAAAATAAAAAGGGATTTATATATGACATTTGATATGCTATATAGCAAAATTCATAGGGCAACTGTAACTGATGCAAACTTGAATTATGTTGGTTCTATCACTATTGATGCAGATTTAATGAAAGCATCAAATTTAAGAGTTGGACAAAAAGTTGATATTGTAAACATTAATAATGGTGAAAGATTCCAAACTTATGTTATAAAAGGAAAAGCTGGTTCAAAAGATATGTGTCTTAATGGAGCAGCTGCTAGGAAAGTAGAAATTGGTGATAAAATTATTGTTATTTCTTACGCTTCTTACAATGAATCTGAACTTGAAAATTATAAACCAACAGTAGTTTTAGTTGATGAAAAAAATAATATAGAACTAATAACTCATGAACTAGTAGGAAGCGACCATGTTTGATGGAATGGATTTAAAAAACTTAAATTTAGGTGATATGTTAAATCAGTTTCAAAATATGGCACAAAATGCTAAAGAAGAAAATGCTTCAAGAATTTTCACATCAAAAGCTGGTGGTGGAATGATTGAAATTTCTATAAATGGAAATTCTGAAGTAATTGATTTAAAAATTGATGATTCACTTCTTGAAGATAAAGATTCATTACAAATTTTATTAATTTCATGCATGAATGATGTAATCAAACAAAGTGATGAAAATAAAAAAATGATGGCTATGAATATGATGGGTGGATTAGGGTCTTTTGGACAAAAATAATATTATGGAAAAACTACTATCTTTATTTGAAGATTATTTAATAAATAATCTTCCTACTTCAAAAACTTTCCATCCATATTTCGAAGATGCCCTTGCCGATATGTTAAAAGCTGGTGGGAAGAGATTTCGACCAATGCTTTTATTGAGTGTTGTAAAATCTAACAAAAGTCTTTTGATTCCAAACTCTTTACCTGTTGCTTTAGGTTTAGAGTTTTTACATACTTATTCACTTGTTCATGATGATTTACCAGCTATGGATAATGCTGATTTAAGAAGAGGATTTCAAACTTTACACAAAAAGTATGATGAAGTTACTGCTATTTTAGTTGGTGATGCTTTAAATACTGAAGCTTTTTCTTTAATTTCAAATGCATCTTTATCAAATGATATAAAAGTTGAGTTAATTAAGTGTTTAAGCTTCAATGGTGGAATTAATGGTATGATAATTGGTCAAGCAATTGATTGTTATTTTGAAAATCAAAAATTAGAATTAAATCAATTGGAGTTTTTACATATTCATAAAACTGCAAGATTAATAGCTGCAAGTCTAAAAATGGGTGCAATTATTTGTGAATATGATTTATTAACTCAAGAAAAACTTTACAATTTTGGAATTGATTTAGGGCTATTATTTCAAATTCAAGATGATATTATTGATGAAACTTGTACTTCTTTGGAAGCTGGAAAAACTACAAAAAATGATGGAAGTAAAAACTCTTTTGTAAATTTATTAGGATTAGCTGGTGCAATTAAAAGTGCAGATGAATTAGCTTTAAAATGTATCAATACACTTAATATTTTTGATTCAAATTTAAAAGAGTCTTTAGAAGAACTTCTTTTGAAATATATAAATAGACATAAATAAAAATTTTAACTCTTAGTCAAATAAACTCAAACCTCTTGACAAATTTTAGAAAATTTAATAGAATTTAGCACTTAGAAATTTAGAGTGCTAAATGTCTAAGTTTTAATAGAAAATATAATTATAATAAAAGGAAATAGTATGAATTTTAAACCACTAGGTGAGAGAGTTCTTGTAAAAAGAACAGAAGTTGAAAATAAAACTGCAAGTGGAATCTATATTCCAGATAACGCAAAGGAAAAACCTCATACAGCGGAAGTTGTTGCAATTGGTAATAAAGTTGAAGATGTAAAAGTTGGAGATACAATTGTTTTCGAACAATTTAGAGGAACTGAATTTAAGCTTGATGGACAAGAGTACTTAATTTTAAATATTGAAAACGTTATAGGAGTTATGTAATGGCAAAAGAAATTTTATTTAGTGATAACGCAAGAAATAGATTATATGCAGGTGTTGAAAAATTAGCAGATGCAGTAAAAGTTACAATGGGACCAAGAGGTAGAAACGTATTATTACAAAAATCTTTTGGAGCACCAACAATCACAAAAGATGGTGTTTCAGTTGCTCGTGAAATCGAATTAAAAGATACGATAGAAAATATGGGAGCTCAACTTGTAAAAGAAGTAGCTTCAAGAACTGCTGATGAAGCAGGAGATGGAACTACAACTGCTACTATTTTAGCTCACTCAATTTTCAAAGAGGGATTAAGAAATGTAACAGCAGGAGCAAACCCAATTATCTTAAAAAGAGGTATGGACAAAGCAACTGAAGCAATTTTAGCTGAACTAAAAAAAGCTTCAAGAGTTGTTGCTAATAAAACTGAAATTGAGCAAGTAGCTACAATTTCTGCTAACTCTGATAAAGCAATTGGAGCTATGATTGCTGAAGCTATGGATAAAGTTGGAAAAGATGGTGTTATCACTGTTGAAGAAGCAAAAGGTATCTCTGATGAACTAGATGTTGTTGAAGGTATGCAGTTTGATAGAGGATATTTATCTCCATATTTTGTAACAAATGCTGAAAAAATGATTGGTGAATTTAACAATCCATTTATTTTATTATACGAGAAAAAAATCTCTTCATTAAAAGAGATGTTACCAATTTTAGAATCAGTTAATCAATCTGGACGTCCATTAGTAATTATTGCAGAAGATGTTGATGGTGAAGCATTAGCAACTTTAGTTGTAAATAGATTAAGAGGTTCTTTAAATATTGCAGCTGTTAAAGCTCCAGGATTTGGTGATAGAAGAAAAGCTATGCTTGAAGATATTGCTGTATTAACTGGTGGAACTGTAATTTCTGAAGAAATGGGAATGAAACTTGAAACTGCTGAATTTTCTTGTTTAGGAACTGCTACTAAAGTTGTAATTGATAAAGATAACACAACTATCGTTGATGGAAGTGGAGATAAAGAAAGAGTAAAATCTAGAATTGGACAAATCAAAGCAGAAATTTCAAATACAACTTCTGAATATGACAAAGAAAAATTACAAGAAAGACTTGCAAAATTAAGTGGAGGAGTAGCTGTTATTAAAGTTGGAGCTGCATCTGAGACTGAAATGAAAGAGAAAAAAGATAGAGTTGATGATGCATTAAGTGCAACACGAGCTGCTGTTGAAGAAGGAATTGTAATTGGTGGAGGAGCTGCATTAATCAGAGCTGCTGCTAAAGTTAAACTAGAACTTGAAGGTGATGAAGCAATTGGTGCTGCAATCATTTTTAGAGCTATTAAAGCACCTTTAAAACAAATTGCTACAAATGCTGGATATGATGCTGGTGTTGTTGCAAATGAAGTTGAAAAATCTACTAATGAAAATTTAGGATTTAATGCTGCAACTGGTGAATATGTTGATATGTTTGAAGCTGGAATCGTGGATCCTGCAAAAGTTGAAAGAGTTGCTATGCAAAATGCTGTTTCAGTAGCATCACTTTTATTAACTACAGAAGCTACAGTTACAGATATTAAAGAAGATAAACCTTCAATGCCATCAATGCCTGATATGGGTATGGGTGGAATGCCAGGTATGATGTAGTTTTTTAACTATATTTAGAAAAAAGGATAAAGCTTTTGCTTTATCCTTTTTTTTTATCTTATAAATTAATTTTGATTATAAATAATTTTTTGTATAATGATATCAATTTTCAAAAAGGATTTTATTTATGACTTTAAGCCTAAATAAATTTTTGTTTTCTATATCCTTTGCATTAGATTTAGCGGAGAATGAAATAAAATGTACTTCTTCAAAACATAGTAAAAGAGTAGCTTATATTTGTGTTAAAATAGCTGATATTATGGGATTAAGTGACGAGGAAAAGTTTGATTTGTGTTCATACTCTTTATTACATGATAATGGATTAATAGAGAGTTATTGTAACTTTAATAATCAGTATGAAAATAGTGGATCAGAAGATTATTTTAATATGATAAATTTCTCTGATCACTGTGTAATTGGAGAAAATAATATTAAAGATTTTCATTTTCTAACTTTTCAAAAGAATGTAATTTTATATCATCATGAAAATTTTGATGGTTCAGGTCTTTTTGGGAAAAAAGCAGATGAAATTCCTCTTTTTTCACAGCTAATATCCTTTGCTGATATTTTGGATACGGATTTTGATTTAACTAATATTTGTTATGAAAAAAAAGAGCAAATAACAGATTTTGTAATAAAAAATGAAGGAAAACTTTTTTCAAGTAATATTGTAAATGCATACAAAAAATTATCTGATTCTTTCTTATTTTGGGGAGACTTAGAATATTTTGATGAAGTAAATCCATTAGAAAGAATATTACCAGATTTTAGTATTGAAATTTCATTTGAAAATTTTCTATTAATTACAAAGATTTTTTCAAAAATAATAGATGGAAAATCAAAATTTACAGCAAAACATTCTGTGGATTTAGAACAAAAATCTTTAAAAGTAGTAGAATATTTTGGTTTAGATGAAGAAACAAAATTAAAAATCCAAATAGCTTCAAATTTACATGATATTGGAAAACTAGGAACGCCAAATTCTATTTTAGATAAAGAAGATAGTTTAACAAAAAACGAATTATTTGAAATAAAAAAACATGCTTATTTAACTCACACAATTTTGAGTAAAATTGATAATTTTAGTGATATAACAAAATGGGCATCTTCTCACCATGAAAGATTAGATGGAACAGGATATCCTTTTGGTTTGACTAAAAATGAATTAGGATTAGAAGAAAGAATCGTATCTTGCTTGGACTTTTATCAGGCTTTAGTTGAAGATAGACCTTATAGAAAATCTATGTCCCATTGCGAAGCAATAACTTTATTAAGAAAGAACCTGAGTAATTTTGATATAGATGCTGAAATAATAGACGTAATAGATATTGTATTTAGATGATTATTTATAGAAAATAAAGGTTCTAGAAACTTTTTTCTAGAACCCCATTAAATATTATTTTTTAGTAAATAAACCTTTGTTTACCAAAGTCTAATTGAAAATAGACTTTTAATTGAATTAATGTTTAACAACCACAAAAAGTGAAAAGTTCGCCATTCACACCTCCAAATTGTTTTAGATAATGTAATTATAACATCTTTTTAGATTAAAACAAACTGAATTTATAAAAATTATTTTTTATAAAAAGATAAGATAATAGTTGTACCAATATTTTCTTTACTTGTGATTTTTATTATACCTTTGTGAATATCAATTATCTTTTTTAAGATAGACATTCCAAGCCCTGTTCCACCAGAATTTTTATTTCTACTTTTATCTGTTCTATAAAACTTTTCAAATATCTTTTCTTGTTCATTTAGTGGAATTCCTATTCCAAAATCTTGAACTGAAATATTGAAAGTATCGTCATTTTTATAGCTTTTTACTATAATTTGTGAATTTTTATGACTAAATTGGATAGCATTTTTTAAAGCATTTTTTAAAGCTATTTTTAAAAGATTTGGGAAACCTTTAAATTCTATACTATCTTCTAAAATAAAATTAATTTCAACTTGATGTAATTTTGCAAAACTTTTGATTTCATTTATTGATTCATCAATTAATTCATCAA from Arcobacter suis CECT 7833 encodes:
- a CDS encoding P-loop NTPase family protein, which encodes MIIIPQTKGGVGKSTVAMQVIAPYLYKKHGKKITYIEIDDENNDSKSFTRTEIVNKKMLGTNRLNELDELILMDDNHEVIVDVGGNKTSSLVLDEIKKVGSFGNVKWIIPLGDGELDGKNAIATMKKIRKIEKNPEDNIIFALNRAISMDEDYYNEQFINFFGHKYLESNSVICDFVKDPKYFPVKNDKVITMSRYLGSTVWEMAYNNTDFAAKAIQAKEVGDIESARKYLFFRRIQTEAKDYVLNTLNKIFCDLDRWIEIKK
- the ubiE gene encoding bifunctional demethylmenaquinone methyltransferase/2-methoxy-6-polyprenyl-1,4-benzoquinol methylase UbiE; this encodes MEKQEKIVSMFNDIAGTYDVANRVLSMGIDKSWRNKACNLAFNLYGKKAIEKIVDVACGTGDMILFWKKVANENSINLQNIVGVDPSVGMMEVGKKKLPEVEFIEAGAASMPLENDSADIISISYGIRNVVQRQEAFDEFARVLKKDGLVVINEFTKNKKEKLLDHLTDFYMNKILPVLGGLISKNKEAYTYLPNSIDEFLTTENLCKELKLSGLEPIHVKAFSMNISTLIIARKI
- the xseA gene encoding exodeoxyribonuclease VII large subunit, whose translation is MNKAISVSTLNVQIKSLLETTFIQIYVEGEISNITHHSSGHIYFSIKDESSTLSCVMFKGNTKYLKFQLENGQKVVINGNITVYAPRGNYQLLCNKIEPSGQGALAFAFEQLKNKLEAKGYFDGNYKQPLPKYPKKIAIVTSPTGAAIEDMKKVATHRWPLVEFILVPTLVQGEGSAFDIANSIKYADKLHCDIMIVGRGGGSIEDLWAFNEEIVANAIYEAKTPIISAVGHEVDYLISDFVADIRAATPSNAIEIALPDINEHRIYLDSLENEYNNRLKNILFNKQQELSNMKRLFEQNSIETKFNYIQTEINLLKSSFKTDLSQKILSSSNELNLLKNSFKNSFSAVLLKTQNQIDLLKSNFELNHPDKKDKNGFVQISKDNKIISLEDLKIGDKIQLQTPKYIANCILNEIRKQ
- a CDS encoding chemotaxis protein CheW, which codes for MEDNERKVIDYANTSEFMTFELGAMKYAIELPKIREILTYPDNITPLPNTSKWVKGLISLRGEVVPILDVRLKFNTGPGTYDENTSVIAVITEDKRIIGIVVDLVDDVQRLDTSMLAAVSEMGSAIPSKYLKGYIRLANNQMLVVMDIERVVAKDELRD
- a CDS encoding response regulator, with the translated sequence MSIDKSLLKKFTLLYVEDDDVIRVELSQLLANFFSMVHVAKNGKEGLRTFLENQDEIDLILTDLNMPELSGIEMIKKIRTLDNKIPIIFATAHSDSEFLAEAIKLRVQEYIVKPIDVRYLLSLCNDIVSNLYQESLLKQQREELEKYKEIINSNNIVIKTDTHLNITYVNELFCQISGFESDDLIGKELKYLKYQDMASDIYTNLYANILNNKPWQGKLKNIKKDGTAFTTDAFVIPNLDETGEMTGAISIQRDITEELNKKREIVLALMKEKSDIFIRSKEGNLEQNQIINDLKHKLEKTQFELEQSLKNIDKYIYSNEKFRLENKNFKTELGLYKKNTNSNVAFKFSKENSDLRLENKKIKDKLAQLELDSEKLISQQRVNYETRIGELEDKINDLTEKIDSIQTDEILLQKLEYWKEKAKQETVKIENLEKQIIAHGDKNFMSKIFG
- a CDS encoding peptidylprolyl isomerase, whose protein sequence is MKKILFTLFSFVLLLEAANPIATLETSKGNIKIELRADLAPKAVENFVTHSKNGYYNGLIFHRVIKDFMIQGGDPTGTGAGGESIWGGKFKDEFAPNAVFDKAGILAMANSGPNTNASQFFITTVATYWLNGRHTIFGYVKEGFDVVKKIENVDTNGKYEGNKPLEDVKIISIKIEE
- a CDS encoding (2Fe-2S) ferredoxin domain-containing protein, with the translated sequence MEMPSIPQPTFYIFKCEQSSPPGMPKPSCVNENTRDLFNHTAQSLMKTGVMGPVQIIRTSCLGRCQMGPLMLVEPGHFMYSSLSKEKIDKIIDEHILGGNPVEEYLIPSQFWGEAINLVK
- the panD gene encoding aspartate 1-decarboxylase; amino-acid sequence: MTFDMLYSKIHRATVTDANLNYVGSITIDADLMKASNLRVGQKVDIVNINNGERFQTYVIKGKAGSKDMCLNGAAARKVEIGDKIIVISYASYNESELENYKPTVVLVDEKNNIELITHELVGSDHV
- a CDS encoding YbaB/EbfC family nucleoid-associated protein; translation: MFDGMDLKNLNLGDMLNQFQNMAQNAKEENASRIFTSKAGGGMIEISINGNSEVIDLKIDDSLLEDKDSLQILLISCMNDVIKQSDENKKMMAMNMMGGLGSFGQK
- a CDS encoding polyprenyl synthetase family protein, with translation MEKLLSLFEDYLINNLPTSKTFHPYFEDALADMLKAGGKRFRPMLLLSVVKSNKSLLIPNSLPVALGLEFLHTYSLVHDDLPAMDNADLRRGFQTLHKKYDEVTAILVGDALNTEAFSLISNASLSNDIKVELIKCLSFNGGINGMIIGQAIDCYFENQKLELNQLEFLHIHKTARLIAASLKMGAIICEYDLLTQEKLYNFGIDLGLLFQIQDDIIDETCTSLEAGKTTKNDGSKNSFVNLLGLAGAIKSADELALKCINTLNIFDSNLKESLEELLLKYINRHK
- the groES gene encoding co-chaperone GroES; translation: MNFKPLGERVLVKRTEVENKTASGIYIPDNAKEKPHTAEVVAIGNKVEDVKVGDTIVFEQFRGTEFKLDGQEYLILNIENVIGVM